A DNA window from Bradyrhizobium sp. CCBAU 53421 contains the following coding sequences:
- a CDS encoding polysaccharide deacetylase family protein — protein sequence MRKMSSAPRPILNIVAALIALAPVALIGSAQAAECPRKDALGTSRVLEVDPATYPRVGLKSFPQTLPLRDGEVVLTFDDGPTPGITDKVLTALATECVQATFFMVGRNAADHPDMVRKIARLGHSIGYHSWDHPHLNKMPADHAEANINRGIEAVQTALRGTASTVPSTPFFRFPYFESTPALLGHLEKRGIAVFGADFWASDWNKMTPEEELKLLTGRLEGHRKGIILLHDPQMRTAEMLPAFLRYLQEHNYHIVHIVPAAMKTVSDRTH from the coding sequence ATGAGAAAGATGTCGAGCGCACCGCGACCGATCCTGAACATTGTCGCGGCGCTGATCGCGCTCGCACCTGTAGCGCTAATCGGCTCGGCGCAGGCCGCCGAATGCCCGCGCAAGGACGCGCTCGGCACCTCGCGTGTGCTCGAGGTCGACCCTGCGACCTATCCGCGCGTCGGGCTGAAGAGCTTTCCGCAGACCCTGCCGCTACGGGATGGCGAGGTCGTGCTGACCTTCGACGACGGGCCGACACCTGGCATCACCGACAAGGTGCTGACGGCGCTGGCGACCGAATGCGTGCAGGCCACCTTCTTCATGGTCGGCCGCAATGCGGCCGATCATCCCGATATGGTCCGCAAGATCGCGCGCCTCGGCCACAGTATCGGCTATCACAGCTGGGACCACCCGCATCTCAACAAGATGCCGGCGGATCACGCCGAGGCGAACATCAACCGAGGAATCGAAGCGGTCCAGACGGCCCTGCGCGGCACCGCAAGCACGGTCCCGAGCACGCCGTTCTTCCGGTTCCCGTATTTCGAGTCGACGCCCGCCCTGCTGGGCCACCTGGAAAAGCGCGGTATCGCGGTGTTCGGAGCCGATTTCTGGGCCAGCGACTGGAACAAGATGACCCCCGAGGAGGAACTCAAGCTGCTCACCGGGCGGCTCGAGGGCCATCGCAAGGGAATTATCCTGCTGCATGATCCGCAAATGCGGACGGCCGAGATGCTGCCCGCCTTCTTACGGTACCTGCAGGAGCATAATTATCACATCGTCCACATCGTCCCGGCGGCGATGAAGACCGTGTCTGACCGGACACATTGA